Proteins encoded in a region of the Anopheles aquasalis chromosome 2, idAnoAquaMG_Q_19, whole genome shotgun sequence genome:
- the LOC126572444 gene encoding RIP-like protein yields the protein MEILSPEPSSSHGTSVAQKVRSRDAARRYKYGSPKLVDLMREKCRIRIKEARNDQFLRKRNIAKEEQAFVESIVREQLSELEQDIALQELIYQELMQDTDEWLFAEQSENYLIEAYETDSVFCPICERRVLQLDLPGKSLSCDCGVKLRYDQPTTEEFAKLIAETLAQHTARCENSIQFFTEPIVDEEYVQLNAFCPCCDYYRGLTC from the exons ATGGAAATCTTGAGCCCAGAACCTTCCTCCTCGCACGGTACGAGCGTGGCCCAGAAAGTGCGGTCACGGGACGCAGCGCGGCGCTACAAATACGGCTCCCCGAAACTCGTCGATCTGATGCGCGAG AAATGCCGCATCCGCATCAAAGAGGCACGCAATGACCAGTTTCTGCGGAAGCGCAACATCGCCAAGGAGGAACAGGCTTTCGTCGAGTCGATCGTGCGCGAACAGCTGTCGGAGCTGGAGCAGGACATCGCGCTGCAGGAGCTGATCTATCAGGAGCTCATGCAGGACACCGACGAGTGGCTGTTTGCGGAACAGTCGGAAAACTATCTCATCGAAGCGTACGAAACCGACTCCGTGTTCTGTCCGATTTGCGAACGGCGAGTGCTTCAGCTGGACCTGCCTGGGAAGTCGCTCTCGTGCGATTGCGGCGTGAAGCTGCGGtacgaccaaccgacgacggAGGAGTTTGCCAAGCTGATCGCCGAAACGCTTGCACAACACACGGCCCGGTGCGAGAACAGCATCCAGTTcttcaccgaaccgatcgTCGACGAGGAGTACGTGCAGCTCAATGCCTTCTGTCCCTGCTGCGACTACTACCGTGGATTGACGTGCTAA